The Cetobacterium sp. ZOR0034 DNA segment TTCAAAAGCGTATCCAATGCCCAAATTCCTACAAATCTTTCTGTTTGCTTTAAACTATTCATAAGTTTTATCACACTTTCTTTTACTATTCCTTCATAATTTTCATCTCCAAAATGAAGTCGAGTATTTTCTGCTTTTAAATGCTCTATATTATGTCCTTTTTCTCTAAAAAAATCATCTAGAAAATCCTCTTTAGGCTTCAAAGTTAAAACTTTTCCATGCTTCATTAACTTTCTCTCAAATTTATCTAATTGTTGTAATTTTATATTTGTCTTATCCATAAGAAACCTCCTTTTTATTTAACTCTCCCTATATTTACATACAAAATTTTATTGTTCTTTCCTACCTTTATATGCTAAAATCCTTATGAAGTTTTTAATTCAGGAGGAATTATGATTAAATTTAAAAATATCAGTTTAAAATTCAACGAAAAAATTATTTTAGACGAATTTAGTCTAAACATCAACAAAGGAGAAAAAGTTTTAATATCTGGAAAATCTGGAAAAGGAAAGAGTACCCTATTAAAAATATTACTTGGTTTTAACTCTCCTAATTCAGGTGAAGTTTTTTTTAACGATATCGAATTGACTGAAAAAACTATTGATAATATAAGAAAATATTTAGGATATATGCCTCAATCTACACCTTTTCTAAATGATAATGTCGAAAAAATAATAAATAATATTTTTAATTACAAATTAAATGCTAAAAAAAAATTAGATTATGATAAACTTTTTTACTTTTTCAATCTCTTCCATCTTGAAAAAAATATTTTAAGTAAACATATAAACGAGCTTTCAGGTGGAGAAAAACAGCGATTGGCTTTTATAATAACAATTTTACTTGATAGAGAAGTTTGGATTTTAGATGAAATAACCTCATCTCTAGATCAAGAAATGAAAGAGAAGGTAACTGAATATATTTTAAATAGTGATAAAACAGTTATTTTAGTTTCACACGACCACACTACATCATTAGAAAAATTCAGGAGGGTTACATTGTAATGGCACAAGATATTTTTTTACCTAATTTACTATATTTTGGATTTTTTTTAATTCCTATTTTTTTCATTATGAACTACTTAGAGATCAATCAAATCTCTAAGGTTATAAAATCACTATCTAGAATGTTTATACAACTTATGCTTGTAGGAGCATATCTACACTATATTTTAGTTTTAAACAACCCCTTAATTAATATTGCCTATCTTATATTTATGAGCAGTGCTGCTACAATAACAGTTATCAGGGATGTAAAGATACACAGT contains these protein-coding regions:
- a CDS encoding ATP-binding cassette domain-containing protein; translated protein: MIKFKNISLKFNEKIILDEFSLNINKGEKVLISGKSGKGKSTLLKILLGFNSPNSGEVFFNDIELTEKTIDNIRKYLGYMPQSTPFLNDNVEKIINNIFNYKLNAKKKLDYDKLFYFFNLFHLEKNILSKHINELSGGEKQRLAFIITILLDREVWILDEITSSLDQEMKEKVTEYILNSDKTVILVSHDHTTSLEKFRRVTL